In Dehalococcoidia bacterium, the following are encoded in one genomic region:
- a CDS encoding thiamine pyrophosphate-binding protein: protein MTIMKGAEALVRCLMEEGVRYVFGVPGDQCNPITDAIYRLGGEVGMRFVTTRHEQAAAHMADAWARVTGEPGVCLGTVGPGVADLVPGVYPAWADSVPVIVLGAQNQTWRCYPEHGSMQALDQISLMTPITKWRALVNDVRRMPELVQLAFRAATSGRQAPVYLDLPSNILCDKIDSEECPILPPQRYRATTAPVADAGLIEQAADMLARAEWPLIHTGGGVLRSGAWVEVRELVEYLSAPVTTSLGARGAIPEDHPLCLIPGATAAFKAQAAADVVLLVGGRMGDVDFWGRQPIWGEPDKQRFIQIDIEPQNIGLNRQVEIALVGDAKSTLRALLEAVRVRTGSKTENPMFEEARQVQQAWVDGWEDGAHSDQVPLHPLRLMREVRQFFPREAIFAPDGGNTSVWSFYQNRIYEPRSFLWAADSGHLGSGVPYAVAAKLARPEVPVYCITGDGSFGLNAMEMETARRENVPIVVIIANDKAWGMIKGGQRLVYDARYIGVDFTDARYDKLAEALGCYGERVTEPAQIRPALERAVGSGLPAVLDVIVDIDVHMVPPDLVMLDSVWMEGCDTGAS from the coding sequence ATGACTATCATGAAAGGGGCCGAAGCCCTGGTGCGATGTCTAATGGAAGAGGGTGTGCGTTATGTGTTTGGCGTTCCCGGTGACCAGTGCAACCCTATCACTGATGCCATCTACAGGTTGGGGGGTGAGGTTGGAATGAGGTTCGTAACCACCCGGCACGAGCAGGCGGCGGCCCACATGGCCGATGCCTGGGCTCGGGTGACCGGTGAGCCTGGTGTGTGCCTGGGCACGGTGGGGCCAGGGGTAGCCGACCTGGTGCCCGGCGTATACCCGGCCTGGGCTGACTCGGTTCCTGTAATTGTTCTAGGAGCGCAGAACCAGACCTGGCGCTGCTACCCCGAGCACGGCTCCATGCAGGCTCTGGATCAGATATCTCTAATGACTCCCATTACCAAATGGCGGGCACTGGTGAACGACGTGAGGCGGATGCCTGAGTTGGTGCAACTAGCGTTCCGTGCAGCTACATCTGGACGCCAGGCACCTGTGTACCTGGATCTGCCCTCTAACATACTTTGTGATAAGATAGATAGCGAGGAGTGTCCCATTCTGCCCCCGCAGCGATACCGTGCCACTACCGCCCCGGTTGCCGATGCAGGTCTAATTGAACAGGCGGCGGATATGCTGGCACGGGCAGAGTGGCCGCTAATTCACACCGGTGGCGGGGTACTGCGGTCTGGGGCCTGGGTGGAGGTGAGGGAGTTGGTGGAATATCTATCAGCGCCGGTAACCACTAGCCTGGGTGCACGGGGGGCTATCCCCGAGGATCATCCCCTGTGCTTAATTCCTGGGGCCACTGCCGCATTCAAAGCTCAAGCTGCGGCTGACGTGGTGCTCCTCGTGGGCGGTCGCATGGGCGATGTCGATTTCTGGGGGCGTCAACCGATATGGGGAGAGCCGGACAAACAGCGCTTTATACAGATTGACATAGAACCCCAGAACATAGGTCTGAACCGGCAGGTGGAAATAGCCCTGGTTGGGGATGCCAAGAGCACTCTTCGCGCTTTGCTTGAAGCTGTTCGAGTAAGGACCGGGTCGAAGACGGAGAACCCCATGTTTGAAGAGGCGCGGCAGGTTCAACAGGCATGGGTGGATGGCTGGGAGGATGGCGCTCATTCCGACCAGGTTCCCCTTCACCCCCTGCGCCTCATGCGTGAGGTGCGCCAGTTCTTCCCCCGCGAGGCTATCTTCGCTCCGGATGGAGGCAACACATCAGTCTGGTCCTTCTATCAGAACCGTATCTACGAGCCGCGGTCATTCCTTTGGGCTGCCGATTCGGGTCACCTGGGCTCAGGCGTACCCTACGCTGTAGCGGCCAAGCTGGCCCGCCCTGAAGTACCGGTCTACTGCATTACCGGTGATGGTTCCTTTGGCTTAAACGCTATGGAGATGGAAACTGCGCGGCGGGAAAACGTACCCATTGTTGTAATCATAGCCAATGATAAAGCCTGGGGAATGATCAAGGGCGGTCAGAGGCTGGTCTACGATGCACGCTACATTGGGGTCGACTTCACCGATGCCCGCTATGATAAACTGGCGGAGGCTCTTGGGTGCTACGGTGAGCGGGTCACCGAGCCTGCGCAGATTCGGCCTGCCTTGGAGCGGGCGGTGGGCTCCGGGTTGCCTGCGGTGCTGGATGTTATTGTGGATATCGATGTGCACATGGTGCCGCCTGACCTGGTAATGCTGGATAGCGTATGGATGGAAGGCTGCGATACCGGGGCTTCTTAA
- a CDS encoding alcohol dehydrogenase catalytic domain-containing protein — MKALQFSVSIPQFAALKVLGSISKRSYYHGPLATIRLVDVPEPQLPSADWVKIRTHICGFCGSDINIILLRDSPTVTPFASFPCTIGHELCGEIMEVGSSVAGIKVGDVVTIAPYLSCSARGIEPVCRSCQMGRPSHCENFAEGNLSPGIITGACRDVGGGFAPYLVAHKDQVFKLPPEISPKEGAMIEPAAVALQAVMDNTPSEDDKVLVIGGGVIGNLIVQAIRAFDIGCSITVAEPSKFHAELTSEAGADHLITDGEILYHTRHITGARAYKPMLGKDILMGGFSKIFDTVANTETLDASMWSLQTGGVLSVVGIGKEVMTDLTPLWMKLQTLKGVYSYGYMDMHGERKHIFEIAIDYVKHKRLNIESMITHTFAIEDYRKMIEINLNKKKHRAVKTAVCFT; from the coding sequence ATGAAGGCCTTGCAGTTCTCGGTTTCCATTCCGCAATTTGCAGCACTGAAGGTCTTGGGGAGCATTAGCAAACGCTCTTACTATCATGGCCCCCTTGCTACGATACGGCTTGTCGATGTCCCCGAGCCGCAATTGCCTTCCGCTGACTGGGTAAAGATCAGGACACACATTTGTGGGTTTTGTGGAAGCGATATTAACATCATCCTCTTAAGGGATTCCCCAACGGTAACCCCTTTCGCCTCATTTCCATGTACCATAGGCCACGAGCTTTGTGGAGAGATCATGGAAGTGGGGAGTAGTGTCGCTGGAATAAAGGTAGGAGATGTGGTTACTATAGCACCCTATCTTAGCTGCTCCGCACGAGGGATTGAACCTGTATGTAGAAGCTGTCAGATGGGTAGACCATCCCATTGTGAGAACTTCGCCGAGGGCAATCTTTCTCCAGGTATAATAACGGGTGCTTGTCGCGATGTAGGCGGAGGCTTTGCGCCATATCTGGTGGCACACAAGGACCAGGTTTTTAAATTGCCTCCGGAAATATCTCCTAAAGAGGGCGCTATGATAGAGCCGGCTGCGGTAGCCCTTCAGGCAGTGATGGATAACACACCCAGCGAGGATGATAAGGTTCTTGTTATCGGTGGTGGGGTTATAGGCAACCTTATCGTTCAAGCAATACGTGCCTTCGATATAGGCTGTTCTATCACTGTTGCTGAGCCCTCAAAATTCCATGCTGAGCTGACATCCGAAGCAGGGGCCGATCACCTGATTACAGACGGTGAGATCTTGTATCACACGAGACACATCACTGGCGCCAGGGCATACAAGCCGATGTTGGGTAAGGACATCCTTATGGGGGGATTCTCAAAGATCTTCGATACTGTAGCTAATACCGAGACGCTTGACGCTAGTATGTGGAGCCTACAGACAGGGGGTGTATTAAGTGTGGTGGGGATCGGCAAGGAAGTAATGACCGATCTCACACCCCTCTGGATGAAGCTTCAGACCCTGAAAGGTGTCTACAGCTATGGCTATATGGATATGCACGGTGAGAGAAAACACATTTTTGAGATAGCAATTGATTATGTAAAGCATAAAAGGCTTAATATCGAGTCTATGATAACCCATACGTTCGCTATTGAAGACTACCGTAAGATGATCGAAATCAACCTGAATAAAAAGAAACACAGGGCGGTCAAGACAGCGGTTTGCTTTACCTAG
- a CDS encoding MarR family transcriptional regulator: MAQEPQKEELIESILQLSDRAFRELFPILPKQWLRLDLTMSQLKVVLLIFVSGPMRMGVIASELGVSLATASGVVERLVERGILLREGEAGDRRVVLCRLSDEGERLIGNLWQLSRDQVGELMRVMAPSKLLIIAEMLQALLEAGEAMKGDLQLKGQKEGYTVAGSK, encoded by the coding sequence ATGGCACAGGAGCCACAAAAAGAGGAACTCATTGAGAGCATTCTCCAGCTTTCGGACAGGGCATTCAGAGAGCTGTTCCCCATATTGCCTAAGCAGTGGCTGCGCCTGGACCTTACCATGTCTCAGCTCAAGGTGGTTTTGCTCATTTTTGTAAGCGGTCCTATGCGGATGGGCGTTATCGCTTCCGAGCTGGGGGTGAGTCTGGCTACAGCGAGCGGGGTGGTAGAACGCCTGGTAGAGCGGGGCATTCTGCTCCGGGAAGGGGAAGCTGGGGACCGCCGTGTGGTACTGTGCCGCCTTTCGGATGAGGGGGAGAGGCTGATAGGTAATCTGTGGCAGCTTTCCCGGGACCAGGTCGGTGAGCTGATGCGAGTGATGGCTCCCTCAAAGCTGCTGATAATTGCCGAAATGCTGCAGGCGCTCCTGGAAGCAGGGGAGGCGATGAAGGGTGATTTGCAGCTCAAGGGGCAAAAAGAGGGATATACAGTCGCAGGTTCAAAATAA
- a CDS encoding NAD(P)-dependent oxidoreductase, with protein sequence MRVLVTGGAGRLGVNVCKALQGNGFRVRVFDLDNDRNRKSIKELGRKAEIVWGDITQPDSVRKALEKVDVVVHMAGILPPVAYEKPELARRVNVGGTRIVVDLIKDMGGNIPLVFTSSVAVFGTTPDATEPISPEKNDPNPRGAYGETKLEAENLIKESGIDYLILRLTAVMYFDHEVSDLKRMFSIPLDNRVEFCHPDDLSLAILNAVKNISTIKGNTLVISGGPGEQMLYKDMVGSILGVMGLPLPPADKFTRRPYYLDWYDTSKSQQLLNFQRRSFTDYLKDYSRGLTRQYSALFLPFMRYFVSPLFGKAVVQFM encoded by the coding sequence ATGCGGGTGTTAGTAACAGGTGGGGCTGGAAGGTTGGGGGTAAATGTATGCAAAGCCTTACAGGGAAACGGATTCCGGGTGCGTGTATTTGACCTGGATAATGACCGCAACCGGAAGAGCATTAAGGAACTCGGCAGAAAGGCAGAAATCGTGTGGGGAGATATCACACAACCCGATTCGGTTCGGAAGGCGCTGGAGAAAGTAGACGTGGTGGTCCATATGGCTGGCATCTTGCCCCCTGTAGCCTATGAAAAGCCAGAACTGGCAAGGAGGGTGAATGTAGGGGGAACCAGAATAGTTGTTGACCTCATAAAAGATATGGGAGGCAATATTCCACTGGTATTTACTTCATCGGTAGCGGTGTTTGGCACCACCCCCGATGCCACGGAACCCATTTCACCGGAGAAGAATGATCCCAATCCCAGGGGCGCCTACGGCGAGACCAAGCTTGAAGCGGAGAACCTGATCAAAGAATCGGGGATCGACTATCTCATCCTGAGGCTCACTGCAGTCATGTACTTTGACCATGAAGTGAGCGACCTGAAGCGCATGTTTTCCATTCCACTGGATAATCGAGTTGAGTTCTGCCATCCGGATGATTTGTCTTTAGCAATACTAAACGCGGTCAAGAATATCAGCACCATAAAGGGGAACACGCTGGTTATCAGCGGTGGGCCTGGTGAGCAAATGCTGTATAAAGATATGGTCGGCTCCATTCTTGGCGTTATGGGGTTGCCCCTGCCACCGGCTGACAAATTCACCCGGCGACCCTACTACCTGGACTGGTATGACACGAGCAAGTCCCAGCAACTGCTCAACTTCCAGCGAAGGTCGTTTACAGACTATCTGAAAGATTATTCCCGCGGTCTAACCAGGCAGTACTCGGCCCTGTTCCTGCCCTTTATGCGTTACTTCGTTTCGCCGTTGTTCGGTAAGGCTGTGGTTCAGTTTATGTAA
- a CDS encoding AMP-binding protein, with amino-acid sequence MVEKIKGSDKPWLKNYKLGPYPLKKTLEPYPKIPVYTFLDDSAEAYPDQVAIDYLGKKIRYSELRDYVDRLSNALAGLGIKKGDKVATILPNCPQCIISDFAVSKTGATLVPCSTLHKVLDLEYEIGESGAETVICSDEALSLVNSIKDKTKLKNVIVTSPMDYSTEEPEVKEVPGAYQFKYLIAEHEPKPPQVDIDPEEDLAYLSFTGGATGVPKGVMITHYNRACNIRQMTWVLEPLWRGIKGKAAGEVVVPLFHAYGHMSVLCCIALGLRIFLVSDPRDTDQVISIMKEHRPLVIFVVPTHLMKIAEKKVGRLPVLLMSAAAPLPEGIFETIKREIMMPVTEGYGLTECGPLTHANLTTFSKITGFTAKETLGIGLPVPDTEVKIVDLETGEELGAGESGEIVIRGPQTMKGYWPTPGSGLDADGWLHTGDIGRMDENGYFVLEDRIKDMANISGYKVYTTEVDEILFKYPGVAMAAAVGIPDPERPGSERIKVFIKPKEEYKGKLTADEIIAYCKDKLPAIAVPKSVEFRDDLPLTVTEKIFKRVLREEEIKKMKEQGLLI; translated from the coding sequence ATGGTGGAGAAGATAAAGGGAAGTGATAAGCCCTGGCTCAAGAATTATAAGCTCGGGCCGTATCCGTTGAAGAAGACTCTGGAGCCGTATCCCAAAATTCCGGTGTATACGTTCTTGGATGATTCAGCGGAGGCATATCCTGATCAGGTGGCCATTGACTACCTTGGAAAGAAAATAAGGTACAGCGAACTGAGGGACTATGTAGACCGGCTGTCAAATGCCCTTGCAGGGTTGGGGATAAAGAAGGGTGATAAAGTGGCAACAATTCTGCCGAATTGCCCACAATGTATCATATCTGATTTTGCCGTGTCGAAAACGGGTGCCACCCTTGTTCCCTGTAGTACACTTCACAAGGTTCTCGACCTGGAATACGAGATAGGCGAATCAGGGGCAGAGACAGTAATTTGCTCAGATGAGGCTCTGAGTCTGGTTAATTCAATAAAGGATAAAACAAAACTCAAGAACGTAATCGTTACCTCACCTATGGATTATTCCACAGAGGAGCCCGAGGTAAAAGAAGTACCCGGTGCTTACCAGTTCAAATACCTCATAGCCGAGCATGAGCCAAAACCTCCCCAGGTTGACATCGATCCCGAGGAGGACTTGGCCTATCTTTCCTTTACTGGAGGTGCCACAGGAGTACCAAAAGGTGTGATGATAACCCATTACAATAGGGCCTGTAATATAAGGCAAATGACATGGGTGCTCGAGCCTCTGTGGCGGGGGATTAAGGGAAAAGCTGCCGGTGAAGTAGTTGTTCCCTTATTCCATGCATACGGACATATGTCAGTGCTATGCTGCATTGCTTTAGGCCTGCGTATTTTCCTGGTTTCCGACCCTAGGGATACCGATCAAGTCATAAGCATTATGAAGGAGCATCGCCCCCTGGTGATTTTCGTTGTTCCTACTCATCTAATGAAGATAGCCGAGAAAAAAGTGGGAAGGTTGCCAGTTCTACTAATGTCAGCTGCAGCGCCACTTCCAGAGGGGATTTTTGAAACCATCAAGAGGGAAATTATGATGCCGGTAACGGAAGGCTACGGTTTAACCGAGTGTGGCCCTCTAACTCATGCAAATCTTACCACTTTTTCCAAAATCACCGGTTTCACTGCCAAGGAGACGCTGGGCATAGGGCTGCCAGTGCCTGATACCGAGGTGAAAATTGTAGACCTGGAGACCGGTGAGGAGCTTGGTGCGGGTGAAAGCGGCGAAATAGTAATTCGTGGCCCACAGACTATGAAGGGATACTGGCCTACACCGGGCAGCGGCCTTGACGCCGATGGCTGGCTTCACACCGGTGATATCGGAAGAATGGATGAGAACGGGTACTTTGTCCTCGAGGATCGGATCAAGGATATGGCAAATATCTCAGGGTATAAAGTCTACACAACAGAAGTTGACGAAATCTTGTTTAAATATCCGGGGGTGGCTATGGCTGCAGCGGTGGGCATTCCCGATCCCGAGCGCCCGGGGAGCGAGAGGATAAAGGTTTTCATAAAACCAAAGGAGGAATACAAAGGCAAGCTCACTGCTGATGAGATTATCGCGTATTGCAAGGATAAGCTCCCAGCCATTGCCGTACCCAAATCTGTAGAGTTCAGAGATGACCTGCCCTTAACCGTCACAGAGAAGATATTCAAAAGGGTATTAAGAGAAGAAGAGATCAAGAAAATGAAGGAGCAAGGATTACTCATTTAG
- a CDS encoding aldehyde ferredoxin oxidoreductase family protein encodes MFGGHGKILRVNLSESKVSEEEIPEDLFDKYLTGAGLATHYLYHEVPKGADPLGPKNELIFMSGAITGAQAPSTGRYNLVFKSPLTGIWAQANVGGFWGVDFKRTGFDGIIFQGISPEPVYLLIEEGKAELRDAKNLWGKDVSQTTDQIKKELGDKFNVVCIGLAGENKVRYASTMSDVHRAAGRCGGGAVMGSKRLKAIAVYGKKPVKLADATAFAKVARKQFELVDESLLKVALETFGTNAVIDMVNEKGGFPTRNWQTGVFPNLEEINAEALSEKVLVESWGCFACPIKCGRRSEIRKGKYKGASGGGPEYESVGTLGGQCQVTDMEAITKAHYLCDDYGLDTISTGSTIAFAMECYEKGILTKSDTDGLELKFGDADIVVELVHKIAKREGVGDLLAEGTRRMSQKLGKGSEKFAMNVKGLELPAYDSRAVQITGLAYAVANRGGDHVTAYIQGPSFFDIPFLCIPDSRIKDSLVADPNEVHVLVDLENVMTALDTLGACKFMGFCVDSDEWVELVEHCLGRKFTYDDMVQLGERAYNLARVFSVREGLTRADDTLPPRLLEDPLPDGPAKGKVNENLTEMLDKYYELRGWDKATGKPTPEKLKELGLEEYIPDIWGK; translated from the coding sequence ATGTTTGGAGGCCATGGGAAAATTCTAAGGGTCAATTTGTCGGAGTCCAAAGTTTCAGAAGAGGAAATTCCTGAAGATCTGTTTGACAAGTACTTAACTGGAGCCGGGCTGGCAACCCATTACCTCTATCATGAGGTTCCCAAGGGGGCAGACCCGTTAGGCCCTAAAAATGAGCTCATATTTATGTCTGGAGCAATAACAGGAGCTCAGGCTCCCAGCACCGGGAGATACAACCTGGTTTTCAAATCGCCGTTAACTGGTATATGGGCACAAGCAAATGTAGGCGGCTTTTGGGGGGTAGACTTTAAGAGAACAGGCTTTGACGGAATTATTTTTCAGGGCATCTCACCAGAACCTGTTTACCTTTTAATTGAGGAGGGTAAAGCTGAGCTTAGAGATGCGAAAAACTTATGGGGTAAAGATGTTTCTCAAACTACAGACCAGATAAAGAAAGAGCTAGGTGACAAGTTCAATGTTGTTTGTATTGGATTAGCAGGTGAAAACAAAGTTAGATATGCCAGCACTATGAGCGACGTCCATAGAGCAGCAGGAAGGTGCGGCGGCGGAGCAGTAATGGGCTCGAAGCGATTGAAAGCTATTGCTGTATATGGGAAAAAGCCAGTAAAGTTGGCAGATGCAACTGCTTTTGCCAAGGTAGCAAGGAAACAGTTCGAGCTGGTCGATGAGTCTTTGCTGAAAGTGGCATTGGAGACATTTGGCACGAACGCCGTTATTGATATGGTGAATGAAAAGGGTGGATTTCCTACAAGAAACTGGCAAACCGGTGTCTTTCCAAACTTAGAGGAAATAAACGCGGAAGCCCTCAGCGAAAAGGTTCTCGTAGAGTCCTGGGGGTGTTTCGCTTGCCCAATTAAATGTGGAAGACGAAGTGAAATCAGGAAGGGTAAATACAAGGGTGCCAGTGGGGGAGGACCGGAGTACGAAAGTGTTGGAACCCTCGGTGGTCAGTGCCAGGTCACTGATATGGAAGCAATTACAAAGGCACATTACCTGTGCGATGACTATGGCCTCGATACGATCTCGACAGGAAGTACCATTGCCTTCGCCATGGAATGCTATGAAAAGGGAATACTGACCAAATCGGATACGGATGGATTGGAGCTCAAATTTGGTGACGCTGACATCGTGGTAGAGCTGGTACACAAGATAGCCAAGAGAGAGGGTGTCGGTGATTTACTGGCTGAGGGAACGAGAAGGATGTCCCAGAAGTTGGGCAAGGGAAGCGAAAAATTCGCTATGAATGTTAAGGGCTTGGAGCTTCCAGCCTATGATTCCAGGGCAGTTCAGATAACCGGGCTAGCATATGCTGTTGCCAACAGGGGTGGCGACCATGTTACCGCATATATACAAGGCCCAAGCTTTTTTGATATACCGTTCCTTTGCATCCCAGATAGCAGGATCAAGGATTCACTTGTGGCCGATCCAAATGAGGTTCACGTTTTAGTGGATCTGGAGAATGTCATGACTGCACTTGACACACTTGGGGCGTGCAAGTTCATGGGATTCTGTGTAGATTCAGATGAGTGGGTAGAGTTGGTAGAGCATTGTCTCGGCCGGAAATTCACGTATGATGATATGGTGCAGCTCGGCGAGAGAGCCTATAACCTTGCCAGGGTCTTCAGTGTAAGGGAGGGGCTGACCAGAGCTGATGATACTCTACCTCCCCGATTGCTAGAGGATCCACTGCCCGATGGCCCAGCCAAAGGTAAGGTTAATGAGAATTTAACCGAGATGCTGGATAAATACTATGAGCTGCGAGGATGGGATAAGGCTACAGGGAAGCCCACCCCGGAAAAGCTCAAAGAGTTAGGATTAGAAGAGTATATCCCTGATATCTGGGGGAAATAG
- a CDS encoding iron-containing alcohol dehydrogenase, whose translation MWNFVSPRIVFGEGALEVLDELEGKRALIVTDGMMVQLGLVDKVKAHLDIAGIEVHVFDEIEPEPSVQTVRRGAQIAMEVAPDWIVGLGGGSPLDAAKAIWVLYEQPDMEPAAINPIADLVLRQKARLITIPTTSGTGAEVTWAIVLTDTEEQRKMGLGNRENTADIAIVDPEMAAGMPPQLTADTGLDALTQAVEGYTCTWHTDITDGLCLNAMRLIFQYLPRAVADGSDIEARERMHNAATCAGLGYGNAMASMAHAMGHVLGAVFHIPHGRAVTLFLPYTIEFAANEEPERFAELASFIGCSTEEGEKAARALAKYIRDLCQKVGNPIKVAEMGIERKAYEAQLEKLVDDAFNDTQIITAVRAPSYEELSKLFLYAYDGRSVDF comes from the coding sequence ATGTGGAACTTCGTCTCGCCGCGAATCGTATTTGGTGAGGGGGCGCTGGAAGTGCTCGACGAGTTGGAGGGAAAACGCGCCCTCATTGTCACCGACGGCATGATGGTCCAACTTGGCCTGGTAGACAAGGTAAAGGCCCATCTGGACATAGCCGGCATCGAAGTGCACGTATTCGACGAGATCGAGCCCGAGCCCAGTGTGCAGACAGTGCGACGTGGAGCGCAGATCGCCATGGAGGTTGCACCCGACTGGATCGTCGGCTTGGGTGGAGGCTCGCCGCTAGACGCCGCCAAGGCCATCTGGGTGCTCTACGAGCAGCCTGATATGGAGCCAGCCGCCATCAATCCCATTGCGGACCTGGTTCTGCGTCAGAAGGCGCGCCTGATTACCATACCCACCACCAGCGGCACCGGGGCCGAAGTCACCTGGGCTATCGTTTTAACCGATACCGAGGAGCAGCGCAAGATGGGATTGGGCAACCGAGAAAACACCGCCGACATCGCTATCGTGGACCCGGAGATGGCAGCGGGAATGCCCCCCCAGTTGACTGCCGACACCGGCCTGGACGCGCTGACCCAAGCCGTTGAAGGCTACACATGCACGTGGCATACCGACATCACCGATGGCCTGTGCCTCAACGCTATGCGCCTCATCTTTCAGTACTTACCACGCGCCGTTGCCGACGGCTCCGATATTGAAGCCAGGGAGAGAATGCATAATGCGGCCACCTGCGCCGGCCTGGGCTATGGCAATGCCATGGCCTCAATGGCTCACGCAATGGGACATGTGCTCGGAGCAGTATTCCATATACCCCACGGTCGCGCCGTCACTCTCTTCCTTCCGTATACTATAGAGTTCGCGGCCAACGAAGAACCGGAGAGGTTCGCGGAACTGGCCTCTTTCATCGGATGCTCTACGGAAGAAGGTGAAAAAGCAGCACGGGCTCTCGCAAAATACATTCGTGATCTATGCCAGAAGGTAGGGAATCCAATCAAGGTTGCAGAAATGGGCATCGAGCGCAAGGCTTACGAAGCACAATTGGAAAAGCTAGTAGACGATGCTTTCAATGACACACAGATAATCACCGCTGTCCGTGCCCCCTCCTATGAGGAACTGAGTAAGCTTTTCCTCTACGCCTACGACGGCCGCTCGGTGGACTTCTAG
- a CDS encoding SCP2 sterol-binding domain-containing protein — protein MALKFPSDEWVKEFASQLNASEAYERSAKDWEGDFIFICEPDKAYPETRYLFVGLYHGKCTDAIELASEGEREAQFIIRAQFSNWRKVIEGKLDPIAGMMTRKLKLKGDMMKVMRYPKAAKELVNCVSRVPTDFGD, from the coding sequence ATGGCTCTTAAATTTCCATCCGACGAATGGGTTAAGGAGTTCGCCAGTCAACTCAATGCCAGCGAGGCATACGAGAGATCAGCTAAGGACTGGGAAGGGGACTTCATCTTCATTTGCGAGCCCGATAAAGCTTATCCCGAGACCCGGTATCTCTTCGTCGGCCTATATCACGGCAAGTGTACCGATGCAATAGAGCTAGCCAGCGAGGGCGAGCGAGAGGCACAGTTCATCATCCGCGCCCAATTCAGCAACTGGCGCAAGGTCATCGAAGGGAAGTTGGACCCTATTGCGGGAATGATGACACGCAAATTAAAGTTGAAGGGTGATATGATGAAAGTCATGCGCTACCCCAAGGCAGCCAAGGAGCTAGTCAACTGCGTCTCGCGTGTACCCACCGACTTCGGTGACTGA
- a CDS encoding thiamine pyrophosphate-dependent enzyme — protein MKTNAVNLPEIEYLLPGNRTCPGCALSLAYRHILKALDGQVIVTVPASCLTVLHGMYPVTSVNVPCVNTPFASTAASATGLVAGLKALGRKGLTVLAIAGDGGTHDIGIQALSGAAERGEDFIYICYDNEGYMNTGNQRSGSTPLGAISGTTPILGKQQNQKDMTAIMEAHGIPYVATANASYPLDLYQKVSKAKAIEGTRFIHVFTPCPPGWRFPFSDTIKIGELAVQTGWVVLYEVEDGVFHLTSASESIARKGNLRPVREFLMEQGRFNSITQEQINKLQERVNARWKRCVERAANL, from the coding sequence TTGAAAACTAATGCAGTTAACCTTCCCGAAATAGAATATCTGCTGCCAGGCAACAGGACCTGCCCCGGCTGCGCCCTGTCTCTAGCCTACCGCCATATCCTGAAAGCGCTGGATGGGCAGGTTATCGTGACAGTGCCAGCCAGTTGCCTAACCGTACTGCACGGCATGTACCCGGTAACATCGGTAAATGTCCCCTGTGTAAACACGCCATTCGCCTCCACCGCCGCATCGGCTACCGGACTGGTTGCCGGGCTGAAAGCCCTGGGCAGAAAGGGATTAACTGTACTGGCCATCGCCGGTGACGGCGGCACACACGATATCGGGATCCAGGCGTTGAGCGGCGCCGCTGAAAGGGGAGAGGATTTCATCTATATCTGCTACGATAACGAGGGCTATATGAACACCGGCAATCAGCGCTCTGGCTCCACCCCCCTGGGCGCCATTTCAGGTACCACGCCTATACTGGGCAAGCAGCAGAATCAGAAGGATATGACCGCGATAATGGAAGCGCACGGCATCCCCTATGTCGCTACAGCCAATGCTTCCTATCCCCTGGACCTTTACCAGAAGGTCAGCAAGGCAAAGGCAATAGAGGGAACCAGGTTCATACACGTATTCACACCCTGCCCCCCGGGATGGCGCTTCCCCTTCAGTGACACCATCAAGATCGGCGAGCTCGCTGTACAGACGGGATGGGTCGTACTCTATGAGGTTGAGGACGGCGTTTTCCACCTCACATCGGCCAGTGAATCCATTGCCCGAAAGGGTAATCTAAGGCCGGTGAGAGAATTTCTCATGGAACAGGGGAGGTTTAACAGTATTACCCAAGAGCAGATTAACAAACTGCAGGAACGGGTAAATGCCAGGTGGAAACGCTGCGTGGAACGGGCAGCCAATTTATAG